CAAAGTTGGTTGCCTCCCAGGTGATGGAACGCCCATGCATGCACTTTTGTTCATACCCATTTTTCTTTCAGTAAGGGCCTTTATAGTTTTATACTTAAAACTATTCCATACAAACAGGTTGCATTtgtaatttaattattaattcaGAATACATGCAAAGACTTCCACTGCTGcactttcacacacagacacacacatacttacCTTCACACATCCGATGGAAAACACAATTATCATCTTATGGCCCCTTTACCCAAAACATTCCCAATCTGGTTATGTCAATGGAAAACGgaatgtgtgacatcatcacctaacccccccccccacacacacacaaagcatgcAAAACAATTAGTGTGTTGATTATAAGTTACACAGACGGCCATGGAGTGTGTTTCTTCTGACTCCATGCCAAccaaagagagagcgagaaagagagagagaaagagagagagacactatAAATCTGAATGGACTACAACACCTCATCATGGGAGAGTTAGACATGAATGAACTTTCTTAAACTGAACTTGAgactctcttgctctctctctcacacacacacacacacacacatacacatttctGTAGTGTGACTCAGCCGGGTGACTGATGTTTGTATCTCTCAGTGGCCCCATCATTCTCGGCTGCCGTGGAAACCATGGCGTCTTGAATAACTATATCATTAATGTGTCCACTTCCACTTCTGCCCTGTTATTCTAatctcacagtgtgtgtgtgtgtgtgtgtgtgtgtgtgtgtgtgtgtgtgtgtgtgtgtgtgtgcgcgtgcgtacgtaagtgtgtgtttaaatacaATATGATACGTGTGTGTCTGAACTGCAGTGCCGGATGTATGTCTATGTGTTGTATTGAGTTTGGGGCTGATACAACTGTTGGTGTCTGTTATTGTAagtgctgtatgtgtgtgaatcaTGTTTGACAGGAGGTCGTGTGTATTGTCAAAGTGTTTAAGTAGATATGACTGTACGATAgatgatgtgtgtgttattttgggCTCTATGACAATATAAGGAGAGGATTAGGCAAAGTTTTCCTGTGTCTAAGATGATGTTGTAGTCCAGTTGACCCGTCTACCCTcatgtataaacacacacatgcaggcaggGCCACgtgcatgcagacacacacgcacacacacacagacttttcatgaagttatcatccaacttttttttggaggggggaaCAAACATCAGCTTCATACATTCAAATgcgaagacaaaaaaaacacacatttacaagcCTGCACTCACAAAGATAGAACACTTAGCTGATTTAGATTGACAGGAGGAAAGTGGAGTTTCCACAAGGTGACACTCAAAGGAGCTCAAGGTGTGCACTTATGAGAACAcataaacgcacacacacacacacatgacagaaCACACAAGGAATGGAAATTTTAAGAATGAGTGGGTATTGTCTAAACTTGGAATGTGTTCCTGTGAATCCATATGACAGTCTGCACACTGAGACAAGATGATGCTGAAACGTGTTActgcaatttttattttattctgaagaACAGAGGCTCGGAGGCTAAAGAATTAAACACAAGGTGAGCATAGGAGAAGCTAAATAAAAGGATCTctaagaacaaaaacatgctaCAGCAAGGAAATGAAATGCAAAGGGCATTGCAAATCATGAAGGCAAATCTAACTGTATCTGGATTAAAGATGGAAGCTAAGATATAAAATGAATTCCAGCTATGCACCAATATGAACACAAGTTGATTTATTCCATCTGTTTAAATTTTGAGggtgtttttgtgctttttgtgtctttgttgttgacTTGGAAACAGACATTATGAGTTAGCTGGTGTGTAAAAGTGTCCTGTGTAACATAGGTTCACTAGTTTTATACTCCCAATACAAtttaacatgaaataaacaaaatatagaTTCATGTGAGCGCTTTCTTACTGGCACAGCATCAAATCAACAATCAACATCCATATCAATAGAGACCTGAAGCGAGAGAGCTGGTATATGATACTGCTTCTCACTTTGGGGCAAAAACTggtattttaaaaaagataGTGCAACATTTCTGAGAACGAAGGGGACGCAAATATAAAAGATAATTAAACACATTCgcaaaaacacttttctttacTTTACTGCAGAACTTTAACCAAACCAAACTCCATTAAGTCTCCTAGACTGGAACCAGTAGAACCTCCTCTGACTGCGTCCGCTCTCAGGGATCTCTGAGAAACAAGGAGAAGGGGAACACAAGGctgcaaagagagaaagagagagagagagagagagagagagagagagagagagagagagagagagagagagagtattgAGTGTCTCTGCTCTTGTTAATATACAACTAAATCTTCATTCCAGAACACATTTGTCTTCTCTGTGCTGAAGGACATCGTGGGAAAGACGTGGATTTCAGTCCTTTTTAATCTCTGACCACTTTACTGTGTTTAGATGTGAAGTTTCAGTTAGGTCTTGCTCCTCCTGGGGGGGTTGTAAAGTCAATCAGACCTCAAAATAAGACAATTAAATCATCGTTATCTCCACAGGTATTAATCTTCTTCCTGTGTTCAGATTTACCTCTATGTTCTTAATTTGTTCACCTCTTGCTCTCAGCATGCTGGCAAATACTCTTCCATGTTTTAATTGCTTATAATGAACCCGAGTCAAGCATGTTGAAGGTGTTGAAGGTGTTCACAGCTCAATCTGCTGTCATACAAACCTGGCGAGTCGGGTCAGGATCCCTCTCCTTTCAGGGGTTCCAGGCTCAGAGTCtgtattctctctctcctcctcctcctcctcctcttcttcgtcCTGTATCATCACGGCCTGTGTGCTCGCTGGATGCACTTCCCCTGGCGTCCCTTTTCCTCTGTCAGCGCTGACACTTGATTTCTGCTGGGGTTCCACAAACCCTTTGGTCCCTCTCTGAAAAACAAGATGACCTGAAATTAAATACAACAGCACAGcgcatcttttttttaacctaaaagACTGTTTGTGAAAACCTTTTCCACCCAGCATAGATTgccctttgtttttgtttttaattttgggtctaaaaaaacttaaacttttgtcttttaaagacatttaagaaAGATGTAACAGTAATGCTTCCTGCTCAGCGTTCAAACCTAATCCTTGTTAAAGCTGATAGACTTGTGTTGGCACATCCTTCTCAGAACATGAATAACTAAATGGGCTGACATAATTAGTGTAAATCATTTTTTCCACATGTTAATAATTTGAGTGGAAAAAGCCAAGCTCGAGAAtgatgaggaagaaaaaaaaaacaaagaacaaaaaaaaacaaaaaacgctgTCAGAGTggacaagtttaaaaaaacaccgGATCAGATGAGATGAAGGGCCATTGATGAAGACGAGAGGCGTGTTGGGTAATTTTAGGACTTTGTTGCTAATCAAACTGAAGCACTTCACTAGAAACACTCTTCACCTGATGTTAATACTATTATTAACCATAATCACACTCGTTATCCTACCTGTctgcgctaacattagcctggaGCTACAATAAAGAGAGATgctacaagtgtgtgtgtttatataggcgagagagagaggaaacgaAAGTGTGTTATGAGATTGATATCAGATGATAGATTTCTGGAATCAATTCAATCTAAACTTCTGTGGGCGTAAATGACTGACTTCTTCGTTTGACATGAAAGAGAGTGACATATCTGTTCAGCGGTAAAAGCAGGTGATGAGTCAGAGactgaataaatacatgaaagaCTCACCTTGTCATCATGTCCTGGATCTTCTCTGGCCTTTCGCCCTGCACATCGATATTCATAATGCAGCCTGACAAAGTTAGACAGAGGCGAGTTTATTCCCTTATTAATATCAAAATAACTGGTTTGAGATCTTACACCACTACACACCAGTAAACCTAGTAAACCAAATACATTCCATTGAAACAAGAAACAATAGTTTGTGATAATGTTTATAATCTGActgaatataaatatttaacagacTTAATTTTAATTGCATGCATTGACTAAACTGTTGAAATGCCTTTAAAGCATGTGATGCTACTTttctttggcccaaaaacagtTCAAAGATTCTTCTTAGAGGGGCGCTCAACTGtccttttaaaggtcacatattatgcaaaatacacctcaccatgtttttctaacactaacatgtgtcccgAGTCTGTTTACAAACCCCCAATTAATAAAAAACtccatcctctctgtgttttgcCAGCtccacttttaaagaaatgtctgCTAAAACAGggtgtttggagattttccctttgtgacatcacaaagggcaataacccctcccccaggtgggtgacactcccacagctaggtgtttgttatGCCCTCCGCGTCTGCCTTTTCATCATAAACAATGGCGCATGAtgcaagaaagccagagccatCCAAGCCTTTCCAGAAAGgagcgtggtcagacacagatcatttgcatttaaaggtacagacacagaaacagcctgttctgagcagggctgaaatagaggggtttataggcatgatcaaatacaggatcagagtggatttttagtaagaaacttcacagacatgttttggggagctctgagaattatttaaaattgtttaaaggagtttaatatgtgacctttaaaggaacGCTCAACTGTGcttttgaaaacaaagactGCAACAACTTATGAGTGATGGCCAAGAGACCAAATCACATCCCCCATGTTTGAGCTACTGCTTGACCAATTacagtaaagaaaaagaaaaaagaaaaaatcccgAACACAAACCCTCTACATGCTCAACAGTTTGTAAAAATCAGTTTTCTATCTATCACATAGATCAGAAATAATCTCTTTAATATACGTGTATCTTCTATAATATACGGCCTGTTCCGCCAGAGAAGAGACATTGCACAGAAAGTGTTGTGACAAATCTAGAAGCTGTCACTTATCGTCTGCTATATGACCACGGGGCCTCTCCAGGACatcaggcagacacacacacgagtgAATGCCTTCGCTGAATCAGCAGTTTTCAGGAAGCGTCTAAGAATAGACCATCCTGACAGTCGGTGAACTGACACAGCCGCCgcgtgtgtttgtatgtagCGCCTTTGTTTCGACATGCTTAGTGTTACGTTCAATGTGCTGAATATAATTGAATAAGGATCGCTCGCTGACACTTGATTTCCTGTGCACATGTAATGATGCTTGAGGCCCCGCTGTTTGCAGGATGTTTACACAGTTTGTGCATCTCAATGTCGAGCTGGAGTCCAAAAAGAGACAATCTTTGTTTATTCAAGTAGCAAATTAGGTGGAAGATCAgctctagtgtgtgtgtgtgtgtgtgcgtgtgtgtgtgtgaaggtgagTGTTTTTCAAATAATAATTTTCACATCACTGATCTGACTGTCAGTGTGATTGAGGTGGCGCCTGGTTTCCTcttgtctgtttcataaccgcAATAATCCCTGGAGCGTGTacgtatctgtgtgtgtgtgtgtttgtgtgtgcatgagtgtgtttgtgtgtgtgtgtttatgtgtgactAAGGGCAGTTGTGATATTACGAATAAGAACACATAACTTTTGTAAACAggtgtgtgcacatgtacaaAGCTAATGAGGATCATTTTGCACATATCTAATTTTGTCTTAAAACTTCATTACATTGAATATATgtcagggggcggggcttagctTGTAGACTTTAATGCTCTGTGTTCAACGGTCATATATTGGCCTAGAACCTTTAAAGGGAGAGTGGctgataaaataataattcatctCTGACACACTCTTGAAAACATAATCCTAAAGGTAATTAACACCTGAACCTCTGGGACTGGTTTCTGTTCGCACAGTCTTAGTTTTATATAGAATGAATGTGTCTGCATTGATGAATGCACGCAGCGCACTTTATTAAAGAACGTTCTGATGAAGAAGGTGGGGTCACAAGAAGACATGTGCATcgcttcaaatgtatttttgattcTTGAACCATTGGAAGAACCACGCATTCATATTAACTTTATGTTAAATACGACGAGTGCAATTTAAATATAGCTGATGGTTGCAGAGATTACTCACCCATCCATGAAACCCCTGCTTTCAGCCTCCAAGTCGATGGTTAAGTCCTTTAGTATGGCCTCCTCTAGTGGTGAATCTCTCCTACTGCGCTTTGTCAGAGGCTCAGAAACAAATGGAGATTGTTCAGCTTCTTTctgctggaaaacaaacaatgctttacttttttacacaactataatttaaaaaaaacaatgtcacaTTATAGTGTGCAAAATAGATACACCGCATTTAACTCCAAGACATACAACTAGGAAATATCTTGCCATGGACTGGACTGAACTGTGTAAATCAACAGACACCTGGATCACGTTCCAACCTGTGTACGCCTTAAAATCGATCCTGCTCTCACTCCTTaatcaccaaaacaacaacttacTAAGCTCAACTTCTCCCCTGCTGACTTTCCtgaaacaagacaaaaataaacacataaaagatCCAGAATTACGATGTTGTCAGTGGTAAATAGACTTCaacttgtaaagcacttttctagtcttctgactactcaaatgATTTTTACACAGCATgccacattcacccattcacacactgatggcagaggaagCTATGTACGACATGTCCATCAAGCATTAACTAATagcattcattcacattcacacgccgctgaCGCAGCAGCCGGACCGACTTGGGGttcagcgtcttgcccaaggacacttcaatatgtgactgcaggagctgagagacgaccgactctaccaccgTGACGAGTGTCCATCCTCACCATTCCCCGTGTTTTTCTCAAGGTAGACGAGAAGATTTAATGGATAGGCTTTCAGGTTCCCGTCACACTGTGTGCACATGACCTTCGACACTCCCTCCCATGGCTTCTTGTCTGGTAgttaagagttaaaaaaaaaaatctctgatgCTGTCTCTTTGATCCATATTTAGCTGCACAGCAACTCAAAGATAAATTGATATTGCTGTAATTTAAGTGCATCACCCgactgtcttttttatttttacagtttacTACTTCAAATAAAGATACTAAAATCAGAGATTGGATGGTTAAGTTGGTGGAATTATCATATATTATCATATATCTTCATGATACAGTGATGGATGGTGGAATAGGTAGAAAGCCAACGGAAAAATCAATACATGGGTGAATCAACAAAGCGATGAACTCATGAACTCAGGATACAAGGAAAGACGTTGAAGTGGGTACTGGAGAAGGGCCCGAGACTGTCCAGGTTGCCGAGAACAGTTCTGACAATGtcctaaaaaacacaataaatgaaaGAGCAATTTgataaatgtcacatttaagaagaaaatgtaTTCTTATAAAGAATAGAGTTAATGACAGTGATTTATCAAAACAATTATGAATGCAGGTGAGGATGAGTTGTATTCATAATCACCTCCAGTTCTTCATTCAAGCAGTGTCTTCTGATTACTTCC
This portion of the Labrus bergylta chromosome 22, fLabBer1.1, whole genome shotgun sequence genome encodes:
- the LOC114920831 gene encoding membrane-anchored junction protein isoform X1; its protein translation is MPLSAFSFPLPETRFIKAGSLIYKFTIRGGSSYSGEEVIRRHCLNEELEDIVRTVLGNLDSLGPFSSTHFNVFPYKKPWEGVSKVMCTQCDGNLKAYPLNLLVYLEKNTGNGKSAGEKLSLQKEAEQSPFVSEPLTKRSRRDSPLEEAILKDLTIDLEAESRGFMDGLHYEYRCAGRKAREDPGHDDKRGTKGFVEPQQKSSVSADRGKGTPGEVHPASTQAVMIQDEEEEEEEEERENTDSEPGTPERRGILTRLASLVFPFSLFLRDP
- the LOC114920831 gene encoding membrane-anchored junction protein isoform X2; its protein translation is MPLSAFSFPLPETRFIKAGSLIYKFTIRGGSSYSGEEVIRRHCLNEELEDIVRTVLGNLDSLGPFSSTHFNVFPYKKPWEGVSKVMCTQCDGNLKAYPLNLLVYLEKNTGNGKSAGEKLSLKEAEQSPFVSEPLTKRSRRDSPLEEAILKDLTIDLEAESRGFMDGLHYEYRCAGRKAREDPGHDDKRGTKGFVEPQQKSSVSADRGKGTPGEVHPASTQAVMIQDEEEEEEEEERENTDSEPGTPERRGILTRLASLVFPFSLFLRDP